A window from Sphingobium sp. EM0848 encodes these proteins:
- the dxs gene encoding 1-deoxy-D-xylulose-5-phosphate synthase, whose amino-acid sequence MPFMNDRPSTPLLDQIVWPSDLRALEPEQLRQLADELRQEVISAVGVTGGHLGSGLGVVELTTAIHYVFDTPNDKLVWDVGHQCYPHKVLTGRRDRIRTLRQGGGLSGFTKRSESEFDPFGAAHSSTSISAALGFAVANKLSGKPGKAIAVIGDGSMSAGMAYEAMNNAREAGNRLIVILNDNDMSIAPPVGGLSAYLARLVSSREFLGLRDIAKKLARKLPRPLHNAARKTDSFARGMAMGGTLFEELGFYYVGPIDGHNIDQLIPVLENVRDAAEGPCLIHVVTQKGKGYAPAEAAADKYHGVQKFDVVTGAQAKAPPGPPSYTGVFAKALTAEATRDGTICAITAAMPSGTGLDKFAEAFPDRAFDVGIAEQHAVTFAAGLAAQGMRPFCAIYSTFLQRAYDQVVHDVAIQNLPVRFAIDRAGLVGADGSTHAGSFDVTYLATLPNFVVMAAADEAELVHMVHTCAVHDDGPIAVRYPRGNGVGIALPETPERLEIGKGRIVREGRQVAILSLGTRLEEALKAAEALEAKGLSTTVADLRFAKPLDEAMIRRLLTTHEVAVTVEEGAIGGLGAHVLTLASDLGLIDNGLKLRTMRLPDIFQDQDKPEKQYADARLDAEAIVDTVLTALRHNSAGMGAEASA is encoded by the coding sequence ATGCCTTTCATGAACGATCGCCCCTCAACACCGCTGCTCGACCAGATTGTCTGGCCTTCCGACCTGCGTGCCCTGGAACCCGAACAGCTTCGGCAACTCGCCGATGAGCTGCGGCAGGAAGTGATTTCCGCCGTAGGCGTTACCGGAGGGCATCTGGGATCGGGGCTTGGCGTTGTGGAATTGACCACCGCCATCCATTATGTGTTCGACACGCCCAACGACAAGTTGGTGTGGGATGTCGGGCATCAATGCTATCCCCACAAGGTCCTGACCGGGCGGCGCGACCGCATCCGCACGCTGCGCCAGGGCGGTGGCCTGAGCGGTTTCACCAAGCGGAGCGAGAGCGAGTTCGACCCCTTCGGCGCGGCGCACAGTTCCACGTCGATCAGCGCGGCTTTGGGCTTTGCGGTGGCAAACAAGCTGAGCGGCAAGCCCGGCAAGGCCATTGCCGTGATCGGCGACGGATCGATGTCGGCGGGCATGGCCTATGAGGCGATGAACAATGCGCGGGAAGCCGGCAACCGGCTGATCGTGATCCTGAACGACAATGACATGTCGATCGCCCCTCCTGTCGGCGGGCTGTCCGCCTATCTGGCGCGGCTGGTGTCGAGCCGGGAGTTCCTTGGCCTGCGCGACATCGCCAAGAAGCTGGCGCGCAAGCTGCCCCGCCCGCTCCACAACGCGGCGCGCAAGACCGATTCCTTCGCCCGCGGCATGGCGATGGGCGGAACCCTGTTCGAGGAACTCGGCTTCTATTATGTCGGCCCGATCGACGGCCATAATATCGACCAGCTGATCCCGGTGCTGGAAAATGTCCGCGACGCGGCGGAAGGCCCCTGCCTCATCCATGTCGTGACGCAGAAGGGCAAGGGCTATGCCCCGGCCGAGGCGGCGGCGGACAAATATCATGGTGTGCAGAAATTCGACGTCGTCACCGGCGCGCAGGCCAAGGCTCCGCCCGGCCCGCCCAGCTATACCGGCGTCTTTGCCAAGGCGCTGACCGCCGAGGCGACGCGCGACGGGACGATCTGCGCGATCACCGCCGCCATGCCTTCGGGCACGGGCCTCGACAAATTCGCGGAGGCTTTTCCGGACCGCGCCTTCGACGTGGGCATTGCCGAACAGCATGCCGTGACTTTCGCGGCGGGGCTGGCTGCGCAGGGCATGCGGCCCTTCTGCGCGATCTACTCGACCTTCCTGCAACGCGCCTATGATCAGGTCGTGCACGATGTGGCGATCCAGAATCTGCCGGTGCGCTTCGCCATCGACCGCGCCGGGCTGGTGGGTGCGGATGGATCGACCCATGCAGGCAGCTTCGACGTCACCTATCTCGCCACCCTGCCCAATTTCGTGGTGATGGCGGCGGCTGATGAAGCGGAACTGGTCCATATGGTCCACACCTGCGCCGTGCATGACGATGGGCCGATCGCCGTGCGCTATCCGCGCGGCAATGGCGTGGGCATCGCCCTGCCCGAAACGCCCGAGCGGCTGGAGATCGGCAAGGGCCGCATCGTGCGCGAAGGGCGGCAGGTGGCGATCCTGTCGCTCGGCACAAGGCTGGAGGAAGCGCTGAAGGCGGCCGAGGCGCTGGAGGCCAAAGGGCTGTCGACCACGGTGGCCGATCTGCGCTTTGCCAAGCCCCTGGACGAAGCGATGATCCGACGGCTGCTGACCACTCATGAGGTCGCCGTGACCGTCGAGGAAGGCGCCATTGGCGGCCTGGGCGCCCATGTGTTGACCCTGGCGAGCGATCTGGGGCTGATCGACAACGGCCTCAAGCTGCGGACAATGCGCCTGCCGGATATCTTCCAGGATCAGGACAAGCCCGAAAAGCAATATGCCGATGCCCGGTTGGATGCGGAGGCCATCGTGGATACCGTGCTGACGGCGCTGCGTCACAACAGTGCAGGCATGGGTGCCGAAGCGAGCGCCTGA
- a CDS encoding SRPBCC family protein — MADSIIKTIDIAAPVAKVWDALTDHEKFGTWFRVALDQPFAVGQPSTGHMTYPGYEHYRWEARIVAIEPMTRFAYEWPATGGDKALMESGVPVPEWTLVEFVLEPVGDGTRLTVTESGFDKVPEPRRSNVMRSNDGGWAEQVKNIRDYVEG; from the coding sequence ATGGCCGATTCTATCATCAAGACCATCGACATCGCCGCGCCCGTCGCGAAAGTCTGGGACGCGCTGACCGATCATGAGAAGTTCGGGACCTGGTTCCGGGTGGCGCTGGACCAGCCCTTCGCCGTGGGCCAGCCCTCGACCGGACATATGACCTATCCCGGCTATGAACATTATCGCTGGGAAGCGCGGATCGTGGCGATCGAGCCGATGACCCGCTTTGCCTATGAATGGCCGGCGACCGGAGGCGACAAGGCGCTGATGGAAAGCGGTGTGCCCGTGCCGGAATGGACGCTGGTGGAGTTCGTGCTGGAGCCTGTGGGAGATGGCACACGGTTGACCGTGACCGAAAGCGGGTTCGACAAGGTGCCGGAACCCCGGCGGAGCAATGTCATGCGGTCCAATGACGGCGGCTGGGCCGAACAGGTGAAGAATATTCGCGACTATGTTGAAGGGTGA
- a CDS encoding helix-turn-helix transcriptional regulator — protein sequence MLKGEDSPARLFAALGDATRLGLIGRLSDGSERSIVQLGDGLPISRQAVAKHLDVLLGAGLVRRTKSGREVLFTLRREAVSEAQDWLHTVGNQWDDALGRFKDFVQNQP from the coding sequence ATGTTGAAGGGTGAAGACTCCCCTGCCCGGCTGTTCGCAGCCTTGGGGGATGCAACACGACTGGGATTGATCGGCCGGCTTTCCGACGGTTCGGAACGGTCGATCGTCCAATTGGGCGATGGCTTGCCGATCAGTCGTCAGGCCGTGGCCAAGCATCTGGACGTGCTGCTGGGCGCGGGTCTGGTGCGCCGTACCAAGAGCGGACGGGAGGTGCTGTTCACCCTGCGCCGGGAGGCTGTTTCGGAGGCTCAGGACTGGCTCCACACAGTGGGAAACCAGTGGGACGATGCCCTGGGCCGGTTCAAGGATTTTGTCCAGAACCAGCCCTAA
- a CDS encoding DUF3035 domain-containing protein, whose translation MRKLILAAGLISMLSACGGGGGLFNRARPDEFAVSRQAPLVIPPDYALVPPAPGTPAAASVDSSKAAMEAMFGGPAARSAAETGTLTTAGRANAAAGIRSSAGDPGTDVVEKGATTRDIIAAPEGDGQDARASTPQQ comes from the coding sequence ATGCGTAAACTGATCCTCGCCGCTGGCCTGATTTCCATGCTGTCCGCCTGTGGCGGCGGTGGCGGCCTGTTCAACCGCGCCCGTCCCGATGAGTTCGCCGTGTCGCGTCAGGCCCCGCTGGTGATTCCGCCCGATTACGCACTGGTCCCGCCTGCGCCCGGCACGCCTGCAGCCGCCTCGGTCGATTCGAGCAAGGCCGCGATGGAAGCCATGTTCGGTGGCCCGGCCGCTCGCAGTGCCGCTGAAACCGGCACCCTGACCACCGCTGGTCGCGCCAATGCTGCTGCGGGCATCCGTTCTTCGGCGGGCGATCCGGGCACGGACGTCGTGGAGAAGGGGGCGACCACCCGCGACATCATCGCCGCACCGGAAGGCGATGGGCAGGACGCTCGCGCTTCCACGCCGCAGCAGTAA
- the lspA gene encoding signal peptidase II — protein sequence MAAVNHRPLGLTVAIVTLALDQLVKYTVTYPLALKSRMDDGIEILPIFRLHWLENRGVSMGFFHADTNVMRWILVGMTMLIAGFVGVWMWREKARQDVAALGLVLGGAIGNIVDRVRLGYVVDYADLHFGEWRPFLIFNLADAAITFGVLILLARALLLREKGTKTETLK from the coding sequence ATGGCGGCCGTCAATCACCGTCCGCTGGGTCTGACCGTCGCGATCGTCACGCTCGCGCTCGACCAGCTTGTCAAATATACCGTCACTTACCCGCTGGCGCTGAAAAGCCGGATGGACGACGGCATTGAAATCTTGCCGATCTTTCGCCTGCACTGGCTGGAAAATCGCGGCGTTTCCATGGGCTTCTTCCATGCTGACACCAACGTCATGCGCTGGATACTGGTCGGCATGACCATGCTGATCGCGGGCTTTGTGGGTGTTTGGATGTGGCGCGAAAAGGCGCGGCAGGATGTCGCTGCCCTCGGCCTCGTGCTGGGCGGCGCCATCGGCAACATCGTGGACCGCGTGCGGCTGGGTTATGTGGTCGACTATGCCGACCTGCATTTCGGTGAGTGGCGGCCATTCTTGATTTTCAACCTGGCAGACGCGGCCATCACTTTCGGCGTGCTGATCCTGCTTGCGCGGGCGCTTCTGCTGCGCGAGAAGGGCACAAAGACGGAGACTCTGAAGTAA
- the ileS gene encoding isoleucine--tRNA ligase has protein sequence MTDQPDYKSTVFLPVTDFPMKAGLAQKEPAILARWEEMDLYGKLRERRKGRERFILHDGPPYANGDIHMGHAMNKVLKDIIVRSQSLLGKDAPYVPGWDCHGLPIEWKIEEEYRKKKQNKDEVPAQEFRAECRAYADKWVGVQKEQFKRLGVMGDWDDPYLTMKFDAEATIVGELLKFAESGQLYRGAKPVMWSPVEKTALAEAEVEYEDIVSTQIDVAFEIVEAPNAPELVGAHAVIWTTTPWTIPVNQALAYGPEVDYVLLEGEGRKFIIAEALIGAFKERSGLVHAQPHKHFKGAALAGAVARHPMHALGGFFAKPRPLLAGDFVTIDAGTGLVHMAPDHGEDDFALCKANGINPVFAVENDGKYREDWLWLGGQGSVINPKFVGKDGPICTDLREAGGLLVASDDFRHSYPHSWRSKAKIIFRCTPQWFIPMDQRQPGAVVEAGEGILPTPIVTNEPTLRELAVDAIERTRWVPERSINRIRSMVEGRPDWVISRQRAWGVPIALYVHRKTGEYLVDKAVNDRIIEAFKGAGADAWFGADHQALLGADYDLNDYEVVNDILDVWFDSGSTHSFVVEGRYGEGARADLYLEGSDQHRGWFQSSLLESSGTRGRAPYDAVLTHGFALDGQGRKMSKSLGNVVDPLKVIAESGSDILRVWVASTDYFDDVRIGKEVLAGSSDAYRKLRNTFRYLLGALSDFSEEEKLPVSEMPELERYMLHLFAKLDADLKGVVDKAAGSENWLEFSRYTRALMDFANSDLSAFFFDIRKDCLYCDAKSDPKRRAYRTVLDTLFHALVRYAAPIIPFTAEEVWQSRYPNAEESVHFLEWPKVDAHWANDGLGDKWTELRDQRDQVNEAIEPLRREKIVRSSLEADVTLGEMLATGGVDFAEIAIVARVEMGKGDGIEVKPSDWHKCGRCWRLLPEVEEDGTLCNRCDEVLEA, from the coding sequence ATGACCGACCAGCCAGATTATAAGAGCACTGTTTTCCTTCCCGTCACCGACTTCCCGATGAAAGCGGGGCTGGCGCAGAAGGAACCGGCCATTCTCGCGCGCTGGGAGGAAATGGACCTCTACGGCAAGCTGCGCGAGCGGCGGAAGGGCCGCGAACGCTTCATCCTCCACGACGGCCCGCCCTATGCCAATGGCGACATCCATATGGGCCATGCGATGAACAAGGTGCTGAAGGACATCATCGTCCGCAGCCAGTCGCTGCTCGGCAAGGACGCGCCCTATGTGCCCGGCTGGGACTGCCACGGTCTTCCGATCGAATGGAAGATCGAGGAGGAATATCGTAAGAAGAAGCAGAATAAGGACGAGGTTCCTGCGCAGGAATTCCGCGCCGAATGCCGCGCCTATGCGGACAAATGGGTCGGCGTGCAGAAGGAGCAGTTCAAGCGCCTTGGCGTGATGGGCGATTGGGACGATCCCTATCTCACCATGAAGTTCGACGCCGAAGCTACCATCGTCGGCGAGCTGCTGAAATTCGCGGAAAGCGGTCAGCTCTATCGCGGCGCCAAGCCCGTCATGTGGTCCCCGGTCGAAAAGACCGCGCTGGCCGAGGCGGAAGTGGAATATGAGGACATTGTCTCGACCCAGATCGACGTGGCGTTCGAGATTGTCGAAGCGCCGAACGCGCCGGAACTGGTCGGTGCGCATGCGGTGATCTGGACGACGACGCCCTGGACGATTCCGGTCAATCAGGCTTTGGCCTATGGGCCGGAAGTCGATTACGTGCTGCTGGAAGGCGAGGGGCGGAAGTTCATCATTGCCGAAGCCCTGATCGGTGCGTTCAAGGAGCGCTCGGGCCTCGTTCACGCCCAGCCGCACAAGCATTTCAAGGGCGCAGCCTTGGCTGGAGCCGTGGCCCGCCATCCGATGCACGCCCTCGGCGGCTTTTTCGCCAAGCCGCGCCCGCTGCTCGCAGGCGATTTCGTCACCATCGATGCGGGCACTGGCCTCGTCCACATGGCGCCCGACCATGGCGAAGACGACTTCGCGCTCTGCAAGGCGAACGGCATCAACCCGGTCTTCGCCGTCGAGAATGACGGCAAATATCGCGAAGACTGGCTCTGGCTTGGCGGTCAGGGATCGGTCATCAACCCGAAATTCGTCGGCAAGGACGGCCCGATCTGCACCGACCTGCGCGAAGCAGGCGGACTTCTGGTGGCTTCCGACGACTTCAGGCACAGCTACCCCCACAGCTGGCGCTCCAAGGCGAAGATCATCTTCCGCTGCACCCCGCAATGGTTCATCCCCATGGACCAGCGCCAGCCGGGCGCCGTGGTTGAAGCGGGCGAGGGCATCCTTCCGACGCCCATCGTCACCAACGAACCGACCCTGCGCGAACTGGCGGTCGACGCGATCGAGCGCACCCGCTGGGTGCCGGAACGCTCCATCAACCGCATCCGCTCAATGGTGGAGGGCCGCCCGGACTGGGTGATCTCCCGCCAGCGCGCCTGGGGTGTCCCCATTGCGCTCTATGTCCATCGCAAGACTGGCGAATATCTTGTTGATAAGGCAGTCAATGATCGCATCATTGAGGCGTTCAAGGGCGCTGGCGCCGACGCCTGGTTCGGCGCCGATCATCAGGCGCTGCTCGGGGCCGATTACGACCTCAACGACTATGAGGTGGTGAACGACATTCTCGACGTCTGGTTCGACAGCGGCTCGACCCACAGCTTCGTGGTGGAAGGCCGCTATGGCGAAGGCGCTCGCGCCGACCTTTATCTGGAAGGCTCCGACCAGCATCGCGGCTGGTTCCAGTCCTCCCTGCTCGAAAGCAGCGGCACCCGCGGCCGCGCGCCCTATGACGCCGTCCTCACCCACGGCTTCGCGCTGGACGGGCAGGGGCGGAAGATGTCGAAGAGCCTCGGCAATGTCGTCGATCCGCTCAAGGTCATCGCCGAAAGCGGCTCCGATATATTGCGCGTCTGGGTCGCCAGCACCGACTATTTCGATGACGTCCGCATCGGCAAGGAAGTGCTGGCCGGTTCGTCCGATGCCTATCGCAAGCTTCGCAATACTTTCCGTTACTTGCTTGGCGCTCTTTCCGATTTTTCTGAAGAGGAAAAGCTGCCCGTTTCGGAAATGCCGGAGCTGGAGCGTTACATGCTCCATCTGTTCGCCAAGCTCGACGCCGACCTCAAGGGCGTGGTCGACAAGGCGGCGGGCAGCGAGAATTGGCTCGAATTCAGCCGCTACACCCGCGCGCTGATGGACTTTGCGAACAGCGACCTGTCGGCCTTCTTCTTCGACATCCGCAAGGACTGCCTCTATTGCGATGCGAAGTCGGACCCCAAGCGCCGCGCTTATCGCACCGTACTCGACACGTTGTTCCACGCTCTGGTTCGCTATGCCGCGCCGATCATCCCCTTCACCGCTGAGGAAGTGTGGCAAAGTCGCTATCCAAACGCTGAAGAAAGCGTCCATTTCCTCGAATGGCCGAAGGTCGATGCGCATTGGGCCAATGACGGCCTTGGCGACAAGTGGACGGAACTGCGTGACCAGCGCGATCAGGTCAACGAAGCCATCGAACCGCTCCGCCGCGAAAAGATCGTCCGCTCCAGCCTGGAAGCCGACGTCACCCTGGGCGAAATGCTGGCGACAGGCGGCGTTGATTTTGCGGAGATCGCCATCGTCGCCCGCGTAGAAATGGGCAAGGGTGATGGCATAGAGGTCAAGCCCAGCGACTGGCACAAATGCGGCCGCTGCTGGCGCCTGCTGCCGGAGGTGGAGGAAGACGGCACGCTCTGCAATCGCTGCGACGAGGTGCTGGAGGCCTGA
- a CDS encoding bifunctional riboflavin kinase/FAD synthetase, which yields MERLHSSDPIPAHLRGCIMALGNFDGFHAGHQAVAGRAIDRARAEGRPTIIATFDPHPMRLFRPDTPWFRLTTLDQRERLFAKAGADAMLVFDFTRDLASLDPEGFVRLLADWGVAGVVTGQDFTFGKDRAGSIETLKQLGETIGLTAEAVAPVTGEGGEIISSTRIREALRSGDCATATRLLTRPFTIEGVVQHGDKLGRTIGFPTANIDMGHYLRPAYGIYAVRALLPDGRVLDGAANLGIRPSFDPPKELLEPHFFDFAENLYDQRIEVQLIHYLRPEAKLDGLDALMAAIAKDCDDARQILAGTPHLA from the coding sequence ATGGAGCGCCTGCATAGCAGCGACCCGATCCCCGCCCATCTGCGCGGGTGCATCATGGCGCTGGGAAATTTCGACGGATTCCACGCAGGCCATCAGGCCGTGGCAGGCCGCGCCATCGACCGCGCCCGCGCGGAAGGCCGGCCCACCATCATTGCGACCTTCGACCCGCACCCGATGCGCCTGTTCCGCCCGGACACGCCATGGTTCCGCCTGACGACGCTGGACCAGCGCGAGCGCCTCTTCGCGAAGGCAGGCGCCGACGCGATGCTGGTTTTCGACTTCACCCGCGACCTGGCGTCGCTCGATCCCGAGGGCTTCGTCCGCCTGCTTGCCGATTGGGGTGTGGCGGGCGTTGTCACGGGGCAGGATTTCACCTTCGGCAAGGACCGCGCCGGCTCTATCGAAACGCTGAAACAGCTTGGCGAGACTATTGGACTCACCGCCGAAGCCGTCGCTCCGGTGACGGGCGAAGGCGGGGAAATCATCTCCTCCACCCGCATCCGTGAAGCCCTTCGATCCGGCGATTGCGCCACCGCGACCCGTCTGCTGACCCGCCCCTTCACCATCGAGGGCGTCGTTCAGCATGGCGACAAGCTCGGCCGCACCATCGGCTTCCCGACCGCCAATATCGACATGGGCCATTATCTGCGCCCGGCTTATGGCATTTACGCCGTCCGCGCGCTGCTGCCGGACGGGCGCGTCCTTGACGGCGCCGCCAATCTCGGCATCCGCCCCAGCTTCGATCCGCCCAAGGAATTGCTGGAGCCGCATTTTTTCGATTTCGCGGAAAATCTCTACGACCAGCGGATCGAGGTCCAACTGATTCACTATCTCCGCCCCGAAGCGAAGCTCGATGGCCTTGATGCGCTCATGGCCGCCATTGCCAAGGATTGCGACGATGCGCGGCAAATCCTTGCGGGAACGCCACACCTCGCCTAA